The DNA region CCTTGTCATATGGAAATATTCTTATATAAAAGCAGTAGTTTTAAGATAGAGGGAAATGCTTGGCCCGACTAAAAAGCTAATCTATGCATTCTCCTTGATATGCGAAAAGATGGGGGATAAGGAATTGACGGCCCCAGAACAAGGAAAAGTACTCCTGCTCCTCCATTTTTTTGTTACACTTTAAGTAATGCTCGGTGAATAAAATTCTTATACATACTCTATCGGGGGAACGCTCTATGCGTCAGTTTATTTTTTTATTTATCATTTATGCTGCTTTTATCAGTTTAGGATTGCCTGATTCTCTTTTAGGGGTGGCTTGGCCCGAGATGGTAGGGGAGTTTGATGTAGCCTACAGTTCGGCTGGGATCATTTCAATGACGGTTGCGGTTTGTACGGTTATTTCTAGCTTGCAGACTGCACGTATCTCTCGGAAGATAGGAACCGGCAGGCTGATCTTAGGCAGTGTGCTCTTTACTGCAATCGGTTTGATGGGGTTTGCGTTTACGCATAATTTCCTGTTTTTAATTGTTTTGGCAATGCCTTTAGGTTTTGGGGCAGGCGCTATTGATACCTCTTTAAATGACTATGTAGCTGCCAACTTAAAGGCGCATCATATGAATTGGCTGCATGCCTTCTGGGGAGTAGGCGCAACATTAGGGCCGATTATTATGGGAGTAGTATTAAATAATCATTTCTCTTGGAGAAACGGGTATTGGATTATTGGCTGCATTCAATTGGCTCTCGTTATCGTTCTCTTCTTTTCACTGCCTCTTTGGAAGCAAAAACAGCAAAAAGTATTGGAAGAATCTAAAGAGGGTGAAGCTCCTGTTCAAGCCATCTGGAAACGAGCGGGGGTTATATTTTCGCTAGTATCTTTCTTGGTTTATGTTGGTTTAGAAGGAACGATATTTTTGTGGGGGAGCAGTTACTTAATTGAAGAGAAATCATTATCTGCGGTAACCGCCAGCTTTATCATATCTGTATTTTTCGCAAGTTTAACGGTGGGACGGATTATTTCTGGCTTTATTACTTTTTGGCTGACGAACCAAAAGCTGCTGATTGTTAGTCAAATCATCCTTCTAATCGGGATTTTCATAGTGGCGATTGGAAGTGGCGGTATCTTGTATGGAGGATTTATCCTAATTGGTCTAGGATGTGCGGCCATTTTTCCGACCATGATCCATGAAACGCCGAGAAGGTTTGGAAAAAGGGATTCTGGTGCCATTATAGGGTATCAGGTAGCTGCTGGTTATGCTGGCATAACTGTATTGCCTCCATTATTAGGAGTATTGTTCCAAGGACTCAGTATGAAGCTA from Pradoshia eiseniae includes:
- a CDS encoding MFS transporter, whose translation is MRQFIFLFIIYAAFISLGLPDSLLGVAWPEMVGEFDVAYSSAGIISMTVAVCTVISSLQTARISRKIGTGRLILGSVLFTAIGLMGFAFTHNFLFLIVLAMPLGFGAGAIDTSLNDYVAANLKAHHMNWLHAFWGVGATLGPIIMGVVLNNHFSWRNGYWIIGCIQLALVIVLFFSLPLWKQKQQKVLEESKEGEAPVQAIWKRAGVIFSLVSFLVYVGLEGTIFLWGSSYLIEEKSLSAVTASFIISVFFASLTVGRIISGFITFWLTNQKLLIVSQIILLIGIFIVAIGSGGILYGGFILIGLGCAAIFPTMIHETPRRFGKRDSGAIIGYQVAAGYAGITVLPPLLGVLFQGLSMKLLPMFLVVFVLVLLGATIFIEKERGKKIYK